The sequence atgtggacacgtggataagctatcatggtgccgagtttgaggtttctaacgtgcaaattgacagagctatctaaaggggtgtgaattagggttatgggtggtgcgttagaggttagagccgcgccaaaaatcaggggatgatgggactgccttgagtctgggcgtccatatggacacatggataagctgccctggtgccaagtttgaggtttctaacatgcaaattgacggagctatggaaaggggtgtgaatggggtgcccgattttcaaaaattcgccaaaaatcaggggatgatgggattgccttgaaacttggcgtgtgtgtgtatacgcccatgaggtgtcatggtgccaaacatgaggtttctaacttgaaccaaaaaaaagttgtttacttttttagctttcaatgcaagcctatgggggggggaaacggagctccgatccggatcaggagctccgagcggagcggaagtgggcggagcgggggtggggcggagcgtcccgctccgaaaaatggcggatctgcaagtgaagcggagcggggggtccgtgcacacccctaatatatatatagatatagatatagatatagatataattttttttctacaatacttaaacatacagcattacaattaaagaaagcaacatactacataaatgttgaataaatgttgaatatataatatcatatctaaataacataatcaaacttaacatataagtgcaccccccacctcgggatctcattcctgattccaaaatctcatactttcttctgctggcggtttcccacttcccctagaaaacacaaatattaggaactgtttccaaattccttcaaaatcatttgttttagctatacctcaatttaatattacaagtcaatttatcattaatagctatatcccaaacttctttataccattcttcaatacaataatccccttgaatcttccagttcctagctacaatcaatcgtgctgcagtcagcaaattcgatatcaattccttaatttcttttttacattttaaatcttcaaatagtgacagtaatgcaacttttggtgttcgttttATCTTCATTCCTACAgtttcttcaatctccagaaacaccatcttccacaatctttgtacatatttgcattcccaccacatatgtaagtaggagctagaaaagtaagccagattcccagggagcgagcgaaaagggagcgagctaacaggaagagcaaacaggagtttgacagggggagtgtaggggaagaggagaccaaggaaaggggaacaagagaagcctcaaggaaacccaggaggctgccaattcaaagaggccatgtccttgccatgtgctcctgagtgctgagtgagaggtcagtgtttatagttgctgcaggagctgaagggggagtggcctgattgtcagttggtctcagcaatcagtgcctaattgctgttgattgttgttggcctttcagtgacctcattctggttcctgacttggagctgagcagaagcagggaaaagcagctggcccagctcaaggaggagctagaaaagtaagccagattcccagggagcgagcgaacagggagcgagcaaacaggagtttgacagggggagtttggcaggggaggccaagggggaggcctctaaaaataataataataataataataataataataataataataataattaaaataaaaagaggtggggggggaaagaaaagcataaagagaaaaaaaaacaccacaaaaccaccaccaaacaaaagcaaaaaaaaaaacccaaaagcttactttcccttaagacatcctcatatagttgtgtaccttcagagaggacacaacaaagcaaaggcaattctactataatcaaaaaggaaaaaaccaaagcagaaatcgacattatggatggaaatgagtccctagaggtagtgacctgcaaagggtgtgcaatgttcgtgtttctgcctgagctcaacatggcgtatacctgcaacaagtgcaagctggtggcacttttggaagaaaaagtgagaggacttgagcagcgagtgtccaccctccaaggaataagagaagttgaggagttcttagaccgaacggtggaactgcaacagcaacaagaagcacatgagattgaagaacaacagccagctgaagcagaagtgcaGTATGCTGagaggaggaaagccaatgaagaggaaactccctggaaaagagtgacagttaggagaggaggaattagagggcgttctgcaccggtggagccattgcagttaagcaaccgctttcagcttctggagaatgagactgaaggacagtttgcagaggaagaagtacaggaggcaccatgcaacagtgaccaagagacagaaggtaggtcaaccaagaagaagcaaagagtagtcgttgtgggagactccctgctgcgtgggattgaaacccaagtatgtcgtgaagacccatggactcgccaggtgtgctgtctccctggagcacagattagagatgtgactgaagggttaccgaagctcataaagcccacggacacatacccctttcttctcatccatgtgggaacaaatgatgtcgccaagcagagctacgaagaaatcatttcagactttgaagttctgggaaggaaactgaagaactttggggcccaggtagttttctcatccatcctcccggttcttggaagaggattagaaagggaaagaaaaatactccggatgaacgactggcttcgaaggtggtgccgtcgtgagagttttggattctgggaccacgggctacgctacttggaacatggactgctggcaagggatgggttgcacctcacaagggctggaaagaatgagttcggccacagcatgaagaacttcatcaggagggctttaaactgaatcttgcgggggtgggagacgtaaattttgaggcaacaatggatgaaggccaatgcaccacagtacagagaacagctccaacagagtcccaaaatagtgtctgcaacaaggtaggaacaaagccagactataaaacacatggtcttcgatgtctatatactaatgcccagagcatgggaaacaaacagaatgaacttgaactcttattacatgaaggcaaatacgacttgataggtataactgaaacttggtgggatgactcccatgactggaatatagcaattgaaggatatcacttgttcaaaaagaacagaagaaatagaaagggaggtggagttgcactatatgttaaaaatacctatccctgcacagaaatacaggcggatgagattgggagccccatcgagagcgtctggattaaaataaatggggctaggaataaaaagaatatgataatcagagtctactaccgaccacccaatcaaggagaagacgaggacaaaacttttgagaaacaaattgccagtgtttcaaggaagtgtgatgtagtagtgatgggggacttcaattaccctgatatctgttgggagaccattactgccaaaagcggcccttccaagaaattcctgacatgtatgggtgataactttctcctacagaaagtggaggaaggaactagaggatcggcaatccttgacttgttattgaccaatagggatgacttagtggataaagtggcagttacgggaactctgggggaaagtgaccacgtcatacttgaattcttgattatgaaggagacaaaagtcgagcgtagccatacacgtactctggattttaggaaagctgattttaataaactcagaactataataagtaaggtcccgtggcaagggagcctaaagagaaaaggagtgcaggatgggtgggagtatctaaaaaatgaaattttaaaggcacagttacaaacaattccaacaaggagaaaagatagaagacaacagaggaaaccaatgtggctccacaaaaagcttattgatgaactgaaaacaaaaagggatacatataggaagtggaaggaaggccaggctacaaaagaagagtacagacaagtggcacagaagtgccgaaacggcgtcaggaaggctaaagctgtgaatgagctgagattagcgagggatgctaaaagcaataaaaaggctttcttcagatacgtgagtagtaaaagacagaggaaagaaatggtggttcaactgcttaatgaggatggcaaattgataacagacgacaaagaaaaggctgaagtgctaattcctactttgcctcggtcttctcccaaaagcgggtctatgacccccctggaaaaagtgaagcagaagttgagggggcaggattgcagtttgagattgataaacaaatggtcaaagaacacctaatttccttgaatgagttcaaatccccagggcccgatgaactgcatccaagagtaatgaaggagctagcggaagaactctcagaacctttgtctattatctttgcaaaatcatggaagacgggtgaggtgccggacgactggaggagggctaacgttgttaAAAGGgccaaaaggaggaacctgggaactacagaccagtcagtctgacatccatccctggggaaattctggagcagattataaagaagtcaatctgtaaacaccttgaaatcaatgcagtgattactagaagccaacatggatttgtcaggaacaaatcctgtcagactaatttgatctcattttttgataggataacctcccttgtggactgtgggaatgctgtggatgtcatatatcttgacttcagcaaagcttttgacaaagtaccacatgacattctgattaacaaactagctaaaagtgggctagatggaacaactattaggtggatccacagttggctacagaatcggactcaaagagtacttatcaatggaaccttctcaaactggggagaggcaacgagtggggtgccgcagggctcagtcctgggcccagtgctcttcaacatttttattaatgatttggacgaggaggtgcagggaacgctgatcaattttgcagatgacaccaaattgggtgggatagctaataccctggaagacagaaacaaacttcaaagtgatcttgataggctggggtgctgggctgaaaacaacagaatgaaatttaatagggataaatgccaagttctacatttagggaatagaaaccaaatgcacagttacaagatgggggacacttggctcagcaatactacaaacgagaaagatcttggaattgttgtagatcacaagctgaatatgagccaacagtgcgatatggctgcaagaaaggcaaatgctattttgggctgcattaatagaagtatagcttccaaatcacgggaggtactggttcctctctattcggccctggttaggcctcatctagagtattgcgtccagttctgggctccacaattcaagaaggacgcagacaagctggagcgtgttcagaagagggcaaccaggatgatcagaggtctagaaacaaagccctatgaagagagactgaaagaactgggcatgtttagcctggagaagagaagattgaggggagacatgatagcactcttcaaatacttaaaaggttgtcacacagaggagggccaggatctcttctcgatcctcccagagtgcaggacacggaataacgggctcaagttaaaggaagccagattccggctggacatcaggaaaaacttcctgactgttagagcagtgcgacggtggaatcagctacctagggaggttgtgggctctcccacactagaggcattcaagaggcagctggacaaccatctgtcagggatgctttagggtggattcctgcattgagcagggggttggactcgatggccttgtaggccccttccaactctgctattctatgattctatgattccccacaacctctccaacaatttgctgaatgctaattatttatcttattcaatctaaccggggttaggtaccacctccatataattttaaagtaattctcttttattctcactgacatatttttcaacactctttgtttccaaagtccctcccagctctgttgtcctatttgtacattcaaatctgtctcccaaaccatttttcctgaactatccgtCGACGctttctccagcaatattttatatatttcactcattaacccttttgacgctgatCTTTCTCccttatatttttctcttttatctactaattcctcaaacttcatcaattctctacaatctccattttctcttactcactttttggtccactgttctaattgccaataatttaaccaagttaatttattatcttttagaacctcttccatatcctctcttgtcttcatttctctcaaccattcccttaatttcattttatttttatcccttaaaactttatttaatctactctttaattcctctgggaaattctttaactttattaccggtgataaaggggagctgctcgagagcaactcccctttatatttactccaaattccccagtgaaacctcaagagcgggttacctatactttcagcccacttttttcctccttccccaaaaaatacattttccaacttcatctctatattgcttgtagttttatcctccatccagtctaaatctcctactcctataattgcttccacaatatgtcttaacctatttgctacataatataggttaatatttgggagacccattcctcccttcttttggcttaagtaccatttattcttatttaccctcgcattcttatccccattacaataattgtttataatattttgccaactttttatctctaattctgaattttttattggtaacatcctaaacacaaaattaatctctgctaaaatcttcatttttattaatgctattcttccaaaccaggataagtttaatcttttatatttttccaattttactaaaatctcttttttaagctatttaaattctccttctcgaAACTCTCTAAGTTTTttctaattttaattcccaagtatctaatctgttccttagctctcatttctattccctttcgttcccattccttttcttcctttttagtataattaaataacatcatctctgattttgaccaatttattcttaacccagtaatttcttcaaattctctcaattgctgtttaattctttccatctttcttattgggttctttatAGTTAGTAAAGTATCGTCCGCAAAcctattcaatttttttttttttttttgtaccaccaattccttctatctccccatcacaTTTCCTCTGTTCTAATATCACACTGCCATCTATCCATTGCACCATCTCTTGATCAAAATGTTTGAGCGGCTTCCTCCTGAAATGGCGttcctctctgtgtatgtgtagtTGGAGGAGGGGCGTTCTGCAATTTGTGGCTCACCAGGATTGCACTCTCTCCCCCCCTTAATACTCCTACAGTAttcaattaaacattaaaaaagtttgcatggaaccatagaatcatagaatagtagagttggaagtggcctctaaggccatcgagtccaatcccctgctcaatgcaggaatccaccttaaagcatgcttgacacatggttgtccagctgcctcttgaaggcctctagtgtgggagagcccacaacctccctaggtaactggttccattgtcatactgctctaacaatcaggatgtttttcctgatgtccagccagaatctggtttcctgtcacttgagcccattattccgtgtcctgcactctgggatgatcgaaaagtgCTGTTAAGTGAACCAATTAAGTGCTGCAAAGGTGGGGCCCAACGCTTTCAGAAACGCATGTGAGCTCTTGTGAAATATTTAAAGCTGTGTGTCGTGGTGGGACGGGATTGGCGTTACATTGTCTCTTGCTTTCCCCAGAATTCCCTCCGTCTGCTAGGTGTTTGATTGGTCAAGCAAGAAGTTCTGCTTTGGAACCTCTAGGATCACAGGCAGCAGGTCTCTGAAGCCTGAAACCACAGTGAGAGACGGATCGTGCCcttttgtcctgcttgtgagcttcccagtaGCACTAGCATCTCTTTAAGAAGATGGTGGTCTGGACCTGCTCATAGGATAGATGCcttatcctagggtgaccctgtgaaaaggaggacagggctcctgtatctttaacagtggtattgaaaagggaatttcagcagatgtcatttgtatatatggggaacctggtgaaatttcctcttcatcacaacagttaaagctgcaggtgccctgccctcttttaaatctggtcactctagtatagctcctgcacctttaacagttatgatgaagagggaatttcaccagtttccccatatatacaaatgacacctgctgaaattcccctttcaatactgctgttaaagatacaggagcccggtcctccttttcatagggtcaccctacttatccTGGGTCAGACCCTTGTTCCATTTCCATCAGGAGATCCAGGcactagtccccactcggccatggaagcccactgggtgactttgggccagtcacagactctcagcccaacccacctcacagggttgtcgttgtgaggatagcatggagaggaggaggattatgtactctgccttgggttccacggaggaaaaaaggcaggatgtaaatgtaataaataaataaataaattggttgtctataaatgcaataaataaattaatatgtacatGTAAAGGGAGGTGTAGGACAGTCTGTCCAGTTGGCTCCATCTACCATGATACCTTTGCTAGGCCTACTGTAACTTTGCCTTCCACCCGCCGGCCCCCACCTCTGAAGAAAGAAACCAAAAGAAAACATCCATCTTTGGAACTTTGGAAGAAAGTTTTATTTTGACAAATTGGCCTGACCCACAGGTATGGAAGAGAACAGGGTTGAGGGGTCATTGATGAAGCTGTGTTGATTGGCACAACGAGCTGGCTTCACTCTTGGGGCTTAGTTGTGGGCGTGTCCCTCATGGCCTTCTTCATCAATGGGTTCATTGGAAGTAATTAGCACCCTGATGAGTAAGGCTGTGAATTCTTCAAAGCTGACCACGCCATTTTTGTTCTTGTCCAGATCATTGAACATTTCATCAATGGCCTTTGGGTTCTTTTTATCCTGTTGCtgaaataaaaacattgcaaAGAAAGGGTGGCTACAGGCATTATGATGCTGTCCCCACCACATTAGAATTCCAACCCCCATCCCTGGACATTTCAAAGGCAGGATTTGGGGCAAGGGTTCCCAAATGTTTTTGGCCAATGGGCACATTGCAATTTTGAGAGGTGGTCGTTGGTGTTCCCACAAAAATGGCTATTCCTGGAGGTGCATGCCCattctcaaaatggcagccatgggaaGACCCATTTCCAAGAAGGACTAGAAAAGGATCTTACCCCAGAATCTATGTACAAGGCAGAGAGGGAAGCTGAGATGCCAAGACCACTCTTTTTAACCCCGGGTTCCCCCCACATCACAGAGAACAATTACACCAagcttaaaatctcttcactggctgccaattagtttccgggcgaagtataaagtgttggttatcacctttcaagccctacatggtttgggtctaggttacctgcgggatcgccttctcccatacaatccgccttgcacactcaagtcctctgggaagggtttactccaactagccacaactaggctggcaaatgttacccagaggaccttttcttctgctgccccagactgtggaagggcctgcaggaggagattcgtcagcttaatgctctgtCTGAATTTAAGACCGCtgtgaagactagtctcttccggcaggcctacccagatgaattttaaaccttagatttttaagatgttgtgattgttattttaatattgtattggttttatatgctcttttaactaatttattattgttattattattattattattattattattattattatcatcatcatcatcaaagtgaTGAGGCTTGGAGTCAAGCAATGAGGCCCCCAAAATGATCAAGctccaattaaaacaattcacaTTTAAATGGAACAAGGGCCATTTCTGAGGTCATATtggggcctataactcccataattccaagtcagcctggtcaatggctgaggattatgggagttgttgtccaagttATCTGCAGGaagccagggccagatctacgccaagcaggagacggcactttgaaaacattttgaaaactgtgcacggagtgtgtcctgggtcatTGATGAAGGTATGTTGATTGGCACAACGAGCTGGCTTCACTCTTGGGGCTTAGTTGTGGAAGTGTCCCTCATGGCCTTCTTCATCATTGGGTTCATTGGAAGTAATTAGCACCCTGCTGAGTAAGGTTAGGTATTCTTCAAAGCTGACCTCGCCATTTTTGTTCTTGTCCAGATCATTGAACATTTCATCAATGGCCTTTGGgttgtttttatcctgttgttgAAATAAAAACTGAGATGCCAAGACCACTCTTTTTAACCCCCGGTTTCCCCCCACAACACCTGCATCACAGAGAAcaattacaccaactttaaaatctcttcactggctgccaattagtttccgggtgaagtataaagtgttggttatcagctttcaaggcctacatggtttgggtctaggttacctgcgggatcgccttctcccatacaatccgccttgcacactcaggtcctctgggaagggtttactccaactagccacaactaggctggcaaatgttacccagaggaccttttcttctgctgccccagactgtggaagggcctgcaggaggagattcgtcagcttaatgctctgtctgaatttaagacagctgtgaagactagtctcttccggcaggcctacccagatgaattttaaaccttagaattttaagatgttgtgattgttattttaatattgtattggttttatatgctcttttaactaattttatgtattatattttatttggcattgttccccgccttgagccagagggaggggcaggtagtaaatacataaatttactattattgttattatcatcatcatcatcatcaaagtgaTGAGGCTTGGAGTCAAGCAATGAGGCCCCCAAAATGATCAAGctccaattaaaacaattcacaTTTAAATGGAACAAGGGCCATTTCTGAGGTCGTATtggggcctataactcccataattccaagtcagcatggtcaatggctgaggattatgggagttgttgtccaagttATCTGCAGGaagccagggccagatctacgccaagcaggagacggcactttgaaaacattttgaagtgtgtcctgggccccaaccatcgtcactactgttataaatcattttaaggcagtagtgtagatcctgcccaggattccTCCTCTGAGTGTAAACCAAATGGCTGCCATTCGTCCATTTTTTCTCCCATGCTCTACCCAAAGAGCCTTCCTCGGGAACGATCAGCCTGCTCTACACCCAGCTCTCACCTTCAGGAAGTTTGGAAGCTCctttttcatcagctcagccATCTCCTTTTCGCTGAGGGTGTCAAAATGCCCATCACGCACAGAATATTGGTGGAAAACGTTTATGATAGTCTCAAGGGCTGCTTCCAGTTGGGTTTGAGACATCTTGAGTTGGCTGCTGACCTATAAGAAGCAAATCAGCATCCAGTTCAGTTGCAGAGGGGAGGCGGAAGGGGAATTCTATGCTACAAAGATGGGCTCCTCGCCTCTCATGAAGAACGTGAAGTGGGTCTTTGGTTCTTCCACTGATACAATGCTGAAAAcgcagggcaacagcaccctcccacccagttccccagcaactggagtatttAGGCTGACTTTatgaaccaaatgctggactagatggacctttggtttgatccagcatggctcctcttatgttcttctgtagCATGATCAACAAACAATAGTGGAAACAATTTAAGTGGAAAACTGCCCAGGAGTTTTCAAAAGAGGATACTGTTCTAAAATGATTAAACTGGTGAAAAAGGAAGTTGCCAGTCCcatcctgcctttatacaaatctatggtgcgaccacacttagaatactgtgtccagCTCTGGTCACcgtacctaaaaaaaaaagatattatcttgctggggaaagtggagaaaaggggaactcaaatgatcaaggggctggagcatctcccctatgttttgttgtttattcattcagtctttTCCAACtgttcgtgacttcatggaccagcccacgccagagctttctgtcggccatcgccacccctggctcccccaaggtcaagtctgtcacctccagaatatcatccatccatcttgcccgtggtcggcccctcttccttttgccttccactttccctagcatcagcctcttctccaggatatcctgtcttctcatgatgtggccaaagtacttcagttttgcctttaatacccttccctcaagtgagcagtctggcgttatttcctggagtatggactggtttgatcttcttgcaatccaaggcactctcagcattttcctccaacaccacagttcaaaagcatctatcttccttcactcagctttccttatgttccAGCTCTCGCGGCCATAgcttactacggggaataccattgctgtaactatgcggacctttgttgtcagtgtggtgtctctgctcttaactattttatcaagatttgtcattgctcacTTGACTCAAATGTCTTATTTCTTAAGGGACTGGCATAAGACAATGAGCTGACATGCTCTTGCAGTACAATATCCCAGATTCTCTGTTTGACAGCTGCTTTGGCATTTGAATAGCCTAAAGCTATTAAAgcattgggagaaaatcccaatagagataactccttacccaaatactttttccatttcgattgaaaggagtccaacaatatcaaagGCGCCAACCCAACTGGTAAGAATGTAAGTTTCAACCAATAATTTATCATATGCAATTTAGTACGGGCTTCAATGGGAATTagaccagcctctagcctcaaagCAGCATTGGACACACAATGAGGTATTGAAAATATAGTTCTTAGAAACTTGGTCTGAATGATTTCTAAAGGGCGGAGGTTATAATAGGTGTACAGCTGAGATCCATATAGCATTTGGGCAATAGTTTTAGCCACAAACACTTGGATCGCGGAAGGGATATGTTGCCCGCCTTTAgtataaaaaaatcttatcagtGCTGCAGTGCTCCTTCGTGCATTTGTCACCACATGATTTATATGAGTGAGCCATGATCCTGACGCATGGAACatcattcccaaatatttatagcTAGCAACCTGCTCAATAGGATTTTCATTAATCatccatttatgttttattttcctcctgccAAAGACCACCACCTTGGTCTTTGAATAATTAATTGTTAGTAGCTCTTcattacaatataaatgcaaagccCTCATTAAGCGTCTTAACCCAATACTGGTTAGAGATAACAGCACAGCGtcatcagcatataaaagaattgataaaaaGCGATTGTTCAGCTTAGGTGGATGGAAGTCGGGGTTTGATAGTCTCTTCACTATTGagttaatataaaaattaaacaaggttggggccaaaatacaccCCTGTTTAACTCCATTAGATGTTGGGACAGGTCTTGACAAAACCCCTTCCTTGTTACAATTTACTCGAAGCCTGGTGTTTTCACGCAGACGCCGCATAAGCAGCAATAATCTTCTGTCAATATTGGTGTTCTCAAATTTGGCCTATAATTTATCTCTAGGAATAGAGTCAAATGCTGACTTAAAGTCGATAAATACAGAGAAAAGGGCaccagctttaggagaggcatattT comes from Elgaria multicarinata webbii isolate HBS135686 ecotype San Diego chromosome 21, rElgMul1.1.pri, whole genome shotgun sequence and encodes:
- the LOC134412203 gene encoding protein S100-A12-like, yielding MSQTQLEAALETIINVFHQYSVRDGHFDTLSEKEMAELMKKELPNFLKDKNNPKAIDEMFNDLDKNKNGEVSFEEYLTLLSRVLITSNEPNDEEGHEGHFHN